The proteins below are encoded in one region of Shewanella algae:
- a CDS encoding efflux RND transporter permease subunit has protein sequence MLQSLIDWAIRNRFLVLLALIVVLVVGVFSLPKLNLDAFPDVTNVQVTVNTEAEGLAAEEVEKLISYPVESSMYSLPAVTEVRSLSRTGLSIVTVVFEEGTDIYFARQQVFEQLAAAKEMIPDGVGVPEIGPNTSGLGQIYQYILRAEPDSNIGADELRSLNDYLVKLLLMPVGGVTDVLSFGGEVRQYQVRVDPNRLLAYGLSMSQLEQALNANNRNAGGWFMPNGQEQLVVRGYGLLPAGQAGLDAIGRIPVSEYQGTPVTVSDLAEVDFGSEIRVGAVTMTRRDDNGEAKALGEVVAGVVLKRMGANTKATIDEIAAREQLISQALPEGVTFEVYYDQADLVTKAVTTVRDALLLAFMFIVVILALFLVNVRATLLVLLSIPVSILLALLVMSYLGMSANLMSLGGLAIAIGMLVDGSVVMVENIFKHLSEPDRRHQDQARQRSDCEDDPYHADEDQHRGSIAMRVWQAAKEVCSPVFFATAIIIVVFAPLFALQGVEGKLFQPMAVSIILAMVSALLVALLVVPAMAVYLFRKGVTFRQSPVLAPLERVYRPLLQKVLTAPGKVGLVAVVMLGMSLSLLPRLGTEFVPELEEGTINLRVTLAPTASLDTSLDVAPKLEALLLEFPEVEYALSRIGAPELGGDPEPVSNIEIYIGLKPLEQWTSANSRAELQRLMEQKLSVFPGLLLTFSQPIATRVDELLSGVKAQLAIKLFGPDLDVLAEKGEQLSKLVAQVPGAVDVSLEQITGEAQLVVRPKNAMLGRYGISVDEVMSLVSTGIGGSSAGQVIDGNARYDINLRLASRFRQSPDAIADLRLVAANGAQVRLGEVADVSIEMAPPNIRRDDVQRRVVVQANVSGRDMGSVVQDIYNLVPEAQLPPGYTVMVGGQYENQQRAQQRLILVVPISVALIALLLYFSFGSIKQVALIMANVPLALIGGVLALWLSGTYLSVPSSIGFITLFGVAVLNGVVLVDSINQRRNSGESLEQAVYEGTVGRLRPVLMTALTSALGLIPILMSTGAGSEIQKPLAVVVIGGLLSSTALTLLVLPTLYRALYLKSDKELEALE, from the coding sequence ATGCTGCAATCGTTAATAGATTGGGCGATCCGCAACCGCTTTCTGGTGTTGCTGGCCTTGATTGTCGTCCTGGTAGTGGGTGTGTTTTCCCTGCCAAAGCTTAATCTTGATGCCTTTCCCGATGTGACCAATGTGCAGGTCACTGTCAATACCGAAGCCGAGGGGCTGGCGGCCGAAGAGGTGGAAAAACTCATCTCTTATCCGGTGGAGTCCAGCATGTACTCACTGCCCGCGGTGACAGAAGTTCGTTCACTCTCCCGCACCGGCCTGTCCATAGTGACAGTGGTGTTCGAGGAAGGCACGGACATCTATTTTGCCCGCCAGCAGGTGTTTGAACAGCTGGCCGCCGCCAAAGAGATGATCCCGGACGGAGTCGGGGTGCCGGAAATCGGTCCCAACACCTCGGGTCTTGGGCAGATTTATCAGTACATACTGCGGGCCGAGCCGGACAGTAATATCGGCGCCGATGAGCTGCGCAGTCTCAATGACTATCTGGTGAAGCTGCTGCTGATGCCGGTTGGCGGCGTGACCGATGTGCTCTCTTTCGGTGGCGAAGTGCGTCAGTATCAGGTCAGGGTCGATCCCAATCGACTGCTGGCTTACGGTTTGTCTATGTCACAGCTGGAGCAGGCGCTGAATGCCAATAACCGCAATGCCGGCGGTTGGTTTATGCCCAATGGTCAGGAGCAACTCGTGGTGCGCGGCTATGGTCTGTTGCCTGCGGGCCAGGCCGGGCTGGATGCCATAGGCCGCATTCCGGTGAGCGAATACCAGGGCACACCGGTCACTGTCTCCGATTTGGCCGAAGTGGATTTTGGCAGTGAAATCCGGGTTGGCGCCGTCACCATGACCCGTCGGGACGACAATGGCGAAGCCAAGGCCTTAGGCGAAGTGGTTGCCGGGGTGGTGCTCAAAAGAATGGGCGCCAACACCAAGGCCACCATTGATGAAATTGCTGCCCGCGAGCAGCTGATAAGCCAGGCGCTGCCCGAGGGGGTCACCTTCGAAGTGTACTACGATCAGGCCGATCTGGTGACCAAGGCGGTGACCACAGTGCGTGATGCCCTGTTGCTGGCCTTTATGTTTATCGTGGTGATCCTGGCACTGTTTCTGGTCAACGTACGGGCCACCTTGCTGGTATTGCTGTCGATTCCTGTCTCCATTTTGCTGGCATTGCTGGTGATGAGCTATCTGGGAATGTCGGCCAACCTGATGTCGCTCGGTGGTTTGGCGATCGCCATAGGTATGCTGGTGGATGGCTCTGTGGTGATGGTGGAGAACATCTTCAAACATCTGAGTGAGCCGGATAGGCGCCATCAGGACCAGGCTCGGCAGCGCAGCGACTGCGAAGACGATCCCTACCATGCCGACGAAGACCAACACAGAGGCTCGATTGCCATGCGGGTATGGCAGGCCGCCAAAGAGGTGTGCAGCCCGGTGTTCTTTGCCACGGCGATCATTATAGTGGTGTTTGCGCCGCTGTTCGCCCTGCAAGGGGTCGAAGGCAAGCTGTTTCAGCCGATGGCGGTGAGCATCATCCTCGCGATGGTCTCGGCGCTGTTGGTGGCACTGCTGGTGGTGCCTGCAATGGCCGTTTATCTGTTCCGCAAGGGGGTGACTTTCCGTCAAAGTCCAGTGTTGGCACCGCTTGAGCGGGTGTACCGTCCGCTACTGCAAAAGGTGTTGACCGCGCCAGGCAAGGTGGGGCTGGTGGCGGTAGTCATGCTGGGCATGAGCCTGTCGCTGTTGCCAAGGTTGGGCACGGAATTTGTGCCTGAACTGGAAGAGGGCACCATCAACTTGCGGGTTACCCTGGCACCCACTGCGAGTTTGGATACTTCACTGGATGTGGCGCCCAAACTTGAGGCCCTGCTGCTGGAGTTTCCTGAGGTGGAGTATGCCCTGTCACGCATAGGGGCACCTGAGCTGGGCGGCGATCCTGAGCCTGTGAGTAATATTGAAATCTATATCGGTCTCAAACCGCTGGAACAGTGGACTTCTGCAAATAGTCGCGCCGAACTGCAACGCCTGATGGAGCAGAAACTCAGTGTCTTCCCCGGGTTGTTGCTGACCTTTTCCCAGCCAATCGCTACCCGGGTCGATGAACTCCTGTCCGGGGTCAAGGCGCAGTTGGCCATCAAGCTGTTTGGTCCGGATCTCGATGTGCTGGCGGAAAAAGGCGAACAACTGTCGAAACTGGTGGCCCAGGTGCCCGGTGCCGTGGATGTGTCTCTTGAGCAGATCACCGGCGAGGCGCAATTGGTGGTACGGCCGAAAAACGCGATGCTGGGACGTTACGGCATCAGCGTCGATGAGGTGATGTCGCTGGTGAGCACAGGCATAGGCGGCAGCAGCGCCGGCCAGGTTATCGACGGCAACGCCCGTTACGATATCAACCTGCGTCTGGCCAGCCGTTTCCGCCAGAGCCCGGATGCGATAGCCGATCTGCGTCTGGTGGCCGCCAATGGGGCTCAGGTGCGTTTGGGTGAAGTGGCCGATGTCAGCATAGAGATGGCGCCGCCCAATATCCGCCGTGACGATGTGCAGCGGCGAGTGGTGGTGCAGGCCAACGTCTCAGGCCGGGACATGGGTTCCGTGGTGCAGGATATCTACAACCTGGTGCCCGAGGCCCAACTGCCTCCCGGCTATACCGTGATGGTGGGCGGCCAATATGAGAATCAGCAGCGGGCTCAGCAAAGACTGATCCTGGTGGTGCCCATTTCTGTGGCGCTTATTGCCTTGCTGCTTTACTTCTCCTTCGGCTCCATCAAGCAGGTGGCGCTAATCATGGCCAATGTGCCACTGGCGCTGATTGGCGGCGTGTTGGCGCTTTGGCTCAGCGGTACCTATCTATCTGTGCCCAGCTCCATCGGCTTTATCACTCTGTTTGGGGTGGCGGTGCTCAATGGGGTGGTGCTGGTGGACTCAATCAACCAGCGCCGCAACAGCGGTGAGTCATTGGAGCAGGCAGTGTATGAAGGTACGGTCGGCCGTCTGCGACCTGTGTTGATGACGGCGCTGACTTCGGCGCTGGGGCTTATCCCCATCTTGATGTCAACCGGTGCCGGCAGTGAGATCCAAAAGCCGTTGGCCGTGGTGGTGATAGGCGGCCTGCTGAGCTCAACCGCATTGACCCTGCTGGTATTACCAACCCTGTATCGAGCCCTGTATCTCAAGAGCGACAAGGAGCTGGAAGCCTTGGAATAA
- a CDS encoding carboxymuconolactone decarboxylase family protein, translated as MERLTKCTLDNADELAKPILQEIKSRYGMIPNFYSALGINGAVMKGYLEFEANLEEHSLLSLAQREMISLAVANYNGCEYCVSGHSFSGKRAGLSPDACIKAQQGKADNREDQLLLDVALALLQHRGKLPDSLLTDCLDAGISEAKVMQVCAWSGLNNFSNWVNNTVQPKIDFPRVPLQPYTE; from the coding sequence GTGGAAAGGTTAACCAAGTGCACTCTGGACAATGCCGATGAACTGGCCAAACCCATATTGCAGGAGATCAAGAGTCGCTACGGCATGATCCCCAACTTCTATTCGGCTCTGGGCATAAATGGCGCGGTCATGAAGGGCTATCTGGAGTTTGAGGCCAATCTGGAAGAGCACAGCCTGCTGAGCCTGGCCCAGCGGGAGATGATCTCCCTGGCGGTTGCCAACTATAACGGCTGCGAATACTGTGTCAGCGGCCATAGCTTTTCCGGGAAACGTGCCGGGCTCAGCCCCGATGCCTGCATCAAGGCGCAGCAGGGCAAGGCCGATAACCGCGAAGACCAGCTGCTGCTGGACGTCGCCCTGGCGTTGCTGCAACACAGAGGCAAGTTACCGGACTCTTTGCTAACAGACTGTCTGGATGCCGGGATCAGTGAGGCCAAGGTGATGCAGGTCTGCGCCTGGAGTGGCCTGAATAACTTCAGTAACTGGGTTAACAACACAGTGCAGCCGAAAATCGACTTCCCAAGGGTTCCACTGCAACCCTATACTGAGTGA
- a CDS encoding TolC family protein gives MLKFIVSMSLLGVGALTYQPALAGEKPDNTSLVAEVKSGSEPSLAWFGELKQQILTLPEFQAQEARIREAQYLAKGADRAIYNPELGLSYLNAPEDDTYSLSISQTIDWGDKRAAASALALTELMRLESDITLERSRLYAEVLQALVDQSLAQKKLMFVRAQQNYGEQQLQIARQRAEVGDLSQAELNLMELEQASAISDLALAQKALLDADTRILARFGRAELPFGSFAGRLELPATEAPVPALTTAGLQLELARLQVNQAKAQAAADPNFSLNAEREGSDNKLGIGVSVPLHLRNDYSESIKAAMEAVTAAKAQYQSIEMALKQQQQQFNYSLPRLKQSWLDWQQQALVAGRKAAELLGQRWRSGDLSTSDYLTSRRQLASSFQAGLELEAALYQSWLEWMGASGQLPGALPEIAVSQENAQ, from the coding sequence ATGTTGAAATTTATAGTCTCTATGAGTCTATTGGGCGTGGGAGCGCTAACCTATCAGCCCGCCCTTGCCGGAGAAAAACCGGATAACACCTCTCTTGTGGCCGAGGTCAAGTCGGGGAGCGAACCCTCACTGGCCTGGTTTGGCGAGCTTAAACAACAGATCCTCACCTTACCCGAGTTTCAGGCTCAGGAAGCCAGGATCCGTGAGGCTCAATATCTGGCCAAGGGCGCCGATCGCGCCATCTACAACCCCGAGTTGGGCTTGAGTTATCTCAATGCCCCAGAGGATGACACCTACAGCCTGTCCATTAGCCAAACCATTGACTGGGGCGACAAGCGCGCAGCCGCCAGCGCATTGGCGCTTACGGAGTTGATGCGCTTGGAGAGTGATATCACTCTCGAGCGCTCCCGCTTGTATGCCGAGGTGTTGCAGGCCCTGGTCGATCAGAGCCTGGCACAGAAGAAACTGATGTTCGTGCGGGCGCAGCAAAACTATGGTGAGCAACAGTTGCAGATAGCCAGGCAAAGGGCCGAGGTCGGTGATTTGTCCCAAGCGGAATTGAATCTGATGGAGTTGGAACAAGCCAGTGCCATCAGTGATCTGGCCTTGGCCCAGAAGGCGTTGCTGGATGCCGATACCCGCATTCTGGCGCGTTTTGGCCGGGCAGAGCTTCCCTTTGGCAGTTTCGCCGGCCGTCTCGAATTGCCCGCGACTGAGGCGCCCGTGCCGGCACTGACCACCGCCGGATTACAACTGGAGTTGGCGCGGCTGCAAGTCAATCAAGCCAAGGCCCAGGCGGCGGCCGATCCCAATTTCAGCCTCAACGCCGAGAGGGAAGGCTCCGACAACAAGCTGGGGATTGGCGTATCTGTGCCGTTGCATCTGCGTAACGACTACAGCGAATCGATTAAGGCGGCAATGGAGGCGGTCACTGCCGCCAAGGCGCAATACCAAAGCATTGAGATGGCGCTAAAACAACAACAACAACAGTTCAATTACAGCTTACCCAGATTGAAGCAGAGCTGGCTCGACTGGCAACAGCAGGCCTTGGTGGCCGGTCGCAAGGCGGCCGAGCTCTTAGGGCAACGCTGGCGCAGCGGCGATCTCAGCACCAGCGACTATTTGACCAGCCGGCGACAGTTGGCCAGCAGCTTTCAGGCCGGTCTCGAACTGGAAGCCGCCCTCTACCAAAGCTGGCTCGAGTGGATGGGAGCTTCGGGGCAACTGCCCGGCGCGCTGCCGGAAATAGCCGTATCCCAGGAGAACGCCCAATGA
- a CDS encoding TetR/AcrR family transcriptional regulator, with protein MKKRMLKDQRREQLLEVACEIVREAGTDALTLNTLAQKAGVTKPLTYRHFATRQGLLAQMYRHYDNLFVEAVKQAAAEQKASLAELCTLVCRAYLDCAVRCGPEYEAIVAALRGYPEYQNITTDIRDFFTDFYSELFADYLKLPAPQSKLLCWAIHGAINEVANAVACGHAQPQEATTRLSQLLQRMLGADGC; from the coding sequence GTGAAGAAGAGAATGCTCAAAGATCAGCGCCGCGAACAACTGCTCGAAGTTGCCTGTGAGATTGTCCGCGAAGCCGGTACCGATGCGCTGACCTTGAACACCCTGGCTCAAAAAGCCGGAGTGACCAAGCCTTTGACCTATCGTCACTTCGCCACCCGGCAAGGATTGCTGGCACAGATGTACCGCCATTACGACAATCTATTTGTCGAGGCGGTGAAACAGGCCGCAGCGGAGCAAAAAGCCTCGCTGGCAGAGCTATGCACCCTGGTCTGCCGCGCCTATCTGGACTGCGCCGTACGCTGCGGCCCAGAGTATGAGGCGATAGTTGCGGCGCTGCGCGGCTATCCCGAGTATCAGAACATCACCACAGATATTCGCGACTTCTTCACCGACTTCTACAGCGAACTCTTTGCCGATTACCTCAAGCTGCCTGCGCCGCAAAGCAAGCTGCTGTGCTGGGCCATACATGGCGCCATCAATGAAGTCGCCAATGCCGTGGCCTGCGGCCATGCCCAGCCGCAAGAAGCAACAACCAGGTTAAGCCAACTGCTGCAGCGCATGCTCGGCGCCGACGGATGCTGA
- a CDS encoding cation diffusion facilitator family transporter produces MQKSSQDWQPLELESSGHPHKHGPDLGSRRLGLAVIINMLLTLAQLFGGILAGSLSLIADALHNFSDAIAILIALIARKIGQKASHPGMSYGYKRAEVLGTFINAATLLLVGVYLIYEALQRFWSPQPVDGMLVFWLAGLALIIDIGTAMLTHSAGAKDNMNIRAAFIHNVSDAMASVAVLVAGGLIILYQWYWVDLLVTVLISAYVIYHGALLLVESGRILMQQAPAGLAPELLQEQLAARPEVARVESMHLWRLDEKQNVLTVVVYLEPGLDGELPLVQQRLRRWLSRRTLGAEITLECRFA; encoded by the coding sequence ATGCAGAAATCTTCTCAAGATTGGCAGCCGCTGGAGTTGGAGAGCAGCGGCCACCCCCACAAACATGGCCCGGATCTCGGCAGTCGCCGCTTGGGACTGGCTGTGATCATCAATATGTTACTCACTCTGGCGCAGCTGTTTGGCGGTATTCTGGCCGGCAGTTTGTCGCTGATTGCCGACGCGCTGCATAATTTCAGTGACGCCATCGCGATATTGATTGCCTTGATCGCCCGCAAAATAGGCCAGAAAGCCAGTCACCCCGGTATGAGCTACGGTTATAAACGCGCCGAAGTACTGGGCACCTTTATCAATGCGGCAACCTTGCTGTTGGTGGGGGTGTACCTTATCTATGAGGCCTTGCAGCGCTTCTGGAGTCCGCAACCTGTGGATGGCATGCTGGTGTTCTGGTTGGCGGGACTGGCTTTGATTATCGATATTGGCACCGCCATGCTGACTCACAGCGCCGGTGCCAAGGACAATATGAACATCCGCGCCGCCTTTATTCACAATGTGTCGGATGCCATGGCGTCTGTGGCCGTGCTGGTGGCCGGCGGGCTTATCATCCTCTACCAATGGTATTGGGTCGATCTCCTGGTTACTGTGTTGATCTCAGCCTATGTGATCTACCACGGTGCTCTGTTACTGGTGGAATCCGGGCGCATTCTAATGCAGCAGGCGCCGGCCGGCTTGGCTCCGGAACTGCTGCAGGAACAATTGGCCGCCAGACCCGAAGTCGCCAGAGTCGAGTCCATGCACCTGTGGCGTTTGGATGAAAAGCAAAACGTGTTGACTGTGGTGGTCTATCTGGAGCCTGGGCTGGACGGTGAATTGCCATTGGTGCAGCAGCGGCTCAGGCGTTGGTTGAGCCGGCGCACCCTGGGGGCGGAGATAACGCTTGAGTGCAGGTTTGCCTGA
- a CDS encoding efflux RND transporter periplasmic adaptor subunit has product MLGLSSPLTIAAEEGHEDEHQALQLSSEQRQLAGVQTQVVSAGGFSLNAFANATLLVDRERTVVLAPQLEVRVLERHVVPGQEVKAGDPLLTLGGAAVAQAQADYINAAAEWSRVSRMSESAVSASRRLQTQVDASLKRAILKSLQMTDQQIKALESRPQGIGQYQLLAPIDGRVQQDEARLGQLLGAGSQLLQLTDERSLWVAAELTPSQAEGLSEGSETLVRIGDRSVSASVIGRSHELSSVTRTERVLARLDNTQVRWHAGQFAELFLPDPRGEGVMLPDAALSRSSDGDWQVFIEDDDGFEAKEVQLLASERGMNLVSGIAPGTRVVTAGAFFLASELAKAGFDIHNH; this is encoded by the coding sequence ATGTTGGGGCTGTCCAGCCCCTTGACTATCGCCGCCGAAGAAGGACATGAAGATGAACATCAGGCGCTGCAGCTCTCAAGTGAGCAGCGCCAACTGGCCGGTGTCCAGACCCAGGTGGTCAGCGCCGGTGGCTTTAGCCTCAATGCTTTCGCCAATGCCACCTTGCTGGTGGATCGCGAGCGCACTGTGGTGCTGGCGCCGCAGCTGGAAGTGCGAGTGCTGGAGCGGCATGTGGTGCCGGGACAGGAGGTAAAAGCGGGCGATCCTCTGCTGACCTTGGGTGGCGCCGCCGTGGCCCAGGCCCAGGCTGACTATATCAATGCCGCCGCCGAGTGGAGCCGGGTCAGCCGCATGAGCGAGAGTGCCGTCAGTGCCAGTCGCAGGCTGCAGACTCAGGTCGATGCCAGTTTAAAACGCGCCATTCTCAAGTCGCTGCAGATGACAGATCAACAGATCAAGGCGCTGGAAAGCCGGCCGCAGGGAATAGGCCAGTATCAACTGCTGGCGCCCATAGATGGTCGGGTGCAGCAGGATGAGGCGCGCCTCGGGCAGTTGCTCGGTGCCGGCAGCCAACTGCTGCAACTGACCGATGAGCGCTCACTGTGGGTGGCCGCCGAGCTGACCCCATCGCAGGCCGAAGGCTTGAGTGAAGGCAGCGAAACCCTGGTGCGGATTGGTGATCGCAGTGTCAGTGCCAGTGTGATAGGCCGCTCCCATGAGTTGTCCAGCGTGACCCGCACCGAGCGGGTGCTGGCGCGACTGGATAACACCCAGGTGCGTTGGCACGCAGGTCAGTTTGCCGAACTGTTTTTGCCCGATCCCCGCGGTGAAGGTGTGATGCTGCCGGATGCGGCGCTCAGTCGCAGTAGCGACGGTGACTGGCAGGTGTTCATCGAAGATGATGACGGTTTCGAGGCCAAAGAAGTGCAACTGCTGGCCAGCGAGCGCGGCATGAACCTGGTGTCAGGTATTGCCCCGGGAACCCGGGTCGTTACCGCCGGGGCCTTCTTCCTGGCATCCGAGCTGGCCAAGGCCGGCTTCGACATCCACAACCATTGA